The following are from one region of the Hyphomicrobium album genome:
- the xrtE gene encoding exosortase E/protease, VPEID-CTERM system gives MQHATVVHREKSNRGRLVAFGALTLVEIFLTSYAFNFPTGLPEWINPVTIAKASAQAALVALGVLVLIAWPTRERIANAWSSAMRDYNWRASVVVNLALFAALLAATVAFSELVARSASPPWHWFALYCLLLLATASSLATLAAPLSFWRGLVRDMPTQIATAAISGILLIVAGRLALESWSSLAGWTLHAAHWILSLYETDVLLDVGRSILGAGDFHVRVLKECSGYEGIGLVTAFLAFYCWLMRRQLRFPHALLLIVIGIVVSWTLNALRIALLISVGRHVSPQVALDGFHSQAGWIAFLGIAIGLMAVSIWCPFFRAEPKRLVSAARPANSLMLALLVPFMALMATSIVASLFAPHDHWLYFLKVAAVGGAVWYFRGVYASLPIALSPVALAVGAGIGLAWVLTDPGNDGGTELAAWIATLPAWLAALWLVCRGIGTVMLVPVAEELAFRGYLQRILISRDFERIAPGHFTWLSFVLTSLLFGLTHQRWMEAAIAGALYALLVYRTNRLSDAILAHAASNAVIFVWAVAAHQWTLL, from the coding sequence ATGCAACACGCGACTGTGGTTCACAGGGAAAAATCGAACCGTGGGCGGCTGGTTGCATTCGGGGCGCTGACCCTGGTCGAGATCTTCCTGACCTCCTACGCCTTCAATTTCCCAACCGGCCTTCCCGAATGGATCAATCCCGTGACCATCGCGAAGGCATCCGCCCAAGCTGCGCTCGTCGCTCTCGGCGTCCTGGTGCTGATCGCATGGCCAACGCGAGAGAGGATCGCGAACGCCTGGTCCTCGGCCATGCGGGACTACAACTGGCGTGCCAGCGTCGTCGTTAACCTCGCGCTGTTCGCCGCGCTTCTCGCCGCTACGGTGGCTTTCTCCGAACTGGTGGCGCGGTCCGCGAGCCCGCCCTGGCACTGGTTCGCCCTATATTGTCTTTTGCTCCTTGCAACTGCTTCGTCGCTTGCCACCCTCGCTGCACCACTCAGTTTCTGGCGAGGACTCGTGCGCGATATGCCTACGCAGATCGCAACGGCGGCGATCAGCGGCATCCTCCTAATCGTGGCCGGCAGGCTCGCGTTGGAGAGCTGGAGCAGTCTCGCCGGCTGGACCCTCCATGCAGCGCATTGGATATTGAGCCTCTATGAAACCGACGTCCTACTCGATGTCGGCCGCAGCATCCTCGGCGCCGGCGATTTTCATGTCCGTGTCCTCAAGGAGTGTTCGGGATACGAGGGCATCGGCCTCGTTACGGCGTTCCTGGCTTTTTACTGCTGGCTAATGCGGCGCCAGTTGCGCTTTCCGCATGCGCTGCTGCTCATCGTGATCGGCATCGTAGTGTCTTGGACGTTGAACGCACTGCGTATTGCCCTACTGATAAGCGTCGGCCGGCACGTTTCGCCCCAAGTCGCGCTTGACGGGTTCCATTCCCAGGCTGGATGGATCGCCTTCCTAGGCATCGCCATCGGCCTGATGGCGGTCTCCATCTGGTGTCCATTTTTCCGCGCCGAGCCCAAGAGATTGGTGTCAGCTGCGCGACCGGCAAATAGCCTGATGCTTGCGCTGCTCGTGCCATTCATGGCCCTGATGGCGACAAGCATCGTCGCCTCGCTCTTCGCGCCGCACGATCATTGGCTCTATTTCTTGAAGGTCGCGGCGGTTGGGGGCGCTGTGTGGTACTTTCGCGGCGTATATGCGTCATTGCCGATAGCGCTTTCGCCCGTCGCGCTCGCCGTTGGCGCCGGCATCGGCCTGGCCTGGGTGCTGACCGATCCGGGCAACGACGGTGGAACTGAACTTGCGGCATGGATCGCGACGCTGCCGGCATGGCTCGCGGCACTCTGGCTTGTCTGTCGTGGCATCGGCACCGTGATGCTCGTGCCAGTGGCCGAGGAGCTGGCGTTTCGCGGCTACCTGCAGCGGATCCTGATCTCGCGCGATTTCGAACGCATCGCCCCTGGCCATTTTACCTGGCTGTCGTTCGTCCTCACGTCGCTGCTGTTCGGCTTGACGCATCAGCGCTGGATGGAGGCGGCGATTGCCGGCGCGCTTTATGCGCTCCTCGTCTACCGCACCAACCGGCTGTCGGACGCGATCCTGGCGCATGCGGCGTCGAATGCCGTCATTTTCGTTTGGGCAGTCGCGGCGCACCAGTGGACGTTGCTCTGA